GCTGACGTCGACGAAGGCGGCCCGGCTGCAGGTCGCCGGCGTCCGGTTCGGGTACCTGCCCGAGCGCGACGTACTCGCCGGGGTGGACTTCACGATCGAGCCCGGCCGGACCGTCGCGGTCGTCGGACCGACGGGGGCCGGGAAGTCGACGATGACGACGCTTCTGACCCGGCTCGTCGACCCGGAGCAGGGCGCGGTGAAGATCGACGGGATCGACCTACGGGACCTGGCGCGCGACGAGCTGGCCGGATCGGTCGCGCTGGTCGCGCAGACCGCGTTCCTGTTCGACGACACGATCCGCGGCAACATCACGCTCGGCGGGGACTACAGCGACGACGACGTGTGGGACGCACTGCGGATCGCGCAGGGCGACGGCTTCGTGAAGGCGCTGTCGGACGGGCTGGACACCAAGGTCGGCGAGCGCGGTACGACGCTGTCCGGCGGGCAACGGCAGCGGATCGCGCTGGCGCGGGCCCTGGTACGGCGGCCGCGGTTGCTGATCCTGGACGACGCGACGAGCGCGGTGGACCCGCAGGTCGAGGCGCGGATCCTGGCCGGGCTGCGATCCGCCGTACAGGAGGACTCCGGCGCAGCGACGACCGTGCTCGTGATCGCGTACCGGAAGGCGACGATCTCGCTCGCCGACGAGGTGCTGTTCCTCGACGAGGGCCGGATCCAGGCGCACGGCACGCACACCGAACTGCAGGCTTCGACGGCGGCGTATCGGGACCTGGTCGACGCGTACGAGAAGGACGCCGAACGCCGCCTGGAAGAAGCGGAGCTTGATGAGACTGCATTTGATGAGGATGGGGTATCAGCGTGAGCGCGGCGGAACCGTCTCGTCTTGACCACGGCGACAACGCGGGCGGGCTGCAGACCCTCAAGGACGGTCTGAAGGTTTCGCCCGAGCTGGCGCGTGGGTGGTGGCTGACCGGACTCCTCGCGCTGACGATGACGGGCGGGCGGATCGTCGTACCGATCGCCGTGCAGCAGACGATCGACAAGGGCCTGTCCGGCGCCGGCGGCCCGAACACGTCGTACGTCGCCTGGATGTGCCTGATCTGCGCGCTGGCAGTGGTCCTCACCGCGGGAGCGTCGTACCTGACGACCGTGCGGCTCGCGGTCAACTCGGAGCACGGGCTGGCGACGATGCGGATCAAGGCGTTCCGGCACGTGCACGACCTGCCGGTGCTGACCCAGAGCACCGAGCGCCGCGGGGCGCTGGTCAGCCGGGTCACGTCGGACGTGGACACGGTGTCGCAGTTCCTGCAGTTCGGCGGGTTCATCTTCCTGGTCAGCCTCGGGCAGATGGCGCTCGCGACCGTGGTGATGTTCTTCTACTCGTGGCAGCTCGCGCTGGTCGTGCTGCTGTGCTTCGTCCCGCTGTTCGCCAGCCTGAAGTACCTGCAGCGCGCGATGTCGAAGGCGTACGGCGTGGTGCGGGCGAAGGTCGGCGAGATGCTGTCCGCGATCGCGGAGCCGGTCGTCGGCGCGCAGGTGGTCCGCTCGTACGCGATCGAGCAGCGCACGCAGGACCGGATCGACGCGTCGATCGAGGACTACCGCCGTACGGCGACGAGGGCGCAGGCGCTCACCGGTGTGACGTTCTCGATCGGTGGTCTGGCCGCCGGTCTCGCGAACGCCGGCGTCCTGACCGTCGGCGTACTGCTCGGCATCGACAAGCAGGCGACGCTGGGGGAGCTCCTCGCGTTCATGTTCCTGGTGGCCCTGTTCTCCGACCCGGTGCAGATCGCCACGCAGGTGCTGACGGACGCGCAGAGTGCGTTCGCCGGCTGGCGGCGGGTGCTCGGCGTGATCGCGACGCCCGCGGATGTTGCGGACCCGGGTGAGGACGGCGTGAAGCAGGCGCGCGGGCCGGTCACGGTCGAGTTCGACGACGTGGATTTCGCTTATCCAGAAGGCGAATTGGTGCTGCGTGACGTCGACGTACGGATCGAACCGCACCGGCGGGTCGCGGTCGTCGGGGAGACCGGGTCCGGCAAGACGACGTTCGCGAAGTTGCTGACACGGTTGATGGACCCGACGTCCGGCGCGGTGCGGCTGGACGGGGTGGACGCGCGCGAGATCTCCTTCGAATCGCTGCGGGAGCGGGTCGTGATGGTGCCGCAGGACGGGTACCTGTTCGACGCGTCGCTCGCGGAGAACGTGCGGTTCGGGCGGCCGGAGGTGACGGACGCGGAGCTGGTCACGGCGTTCGAGTCGCTCGGGCTGACCGAGTGGCTGGAGTCGTTGCCGGACGGGTTGCAGTCGCCGGTCGGTCAGCGCGGCGAGTCCCTGTCGGCGGGGGAGCGACAGTTGGTGGCCTTGGTGCGCGCGAACATCGCCGACCCGGATCTGCTCGTCCTCGACGAAGCGACGTCAGCGGTCGACCCCGGCACCGAGGTGCGGGTGAACGCGGCGCTGGAGCGTTTGATGTCCGGCCGTACGTCGGTCACCATCGCGCACCGCCTCTCGACGGCCGAGGCAGCCGACGAGGTCCTGGTCTTCGACGAAGGCGAGATCGTGGAACGCGGCCCGCACGCCGAACTCGTCGGCGCAGGCGGCGTCTACACCCGCCTCCACGACAGCTGGATCGCCCAGCGCAGCGCTCTCTGAAACACGTACCGAGGAACGGGAAAGTCGCTTCCCGTTCCTCGGTATACACCGCACGTGCTTGATCAGGGGGTCGGGGCCGCACCGTTGCTCGGGCCCGGCTGCGGTACCAGCAGGAACTCGACACCGCCCTTGTCGTCGACCGCCGCGTCCAGGATCTTGTCGTCGAGCGCGTTCGCGGCGTTCTGCTCGAGGAAGACCCGGGCACCCGCTTCCTCGACGACCTGGTCACCCGGTTGCGGAGCCTCGGTCGTGGTCACCGCGAGCGCCGGATCCGCCGGGTTCTCCTGCGAGATCCGCACCCCGGCCCCGTCCGGCGCGCCCTCGACCCCGGTGATGCTCTTGATCACCAGCGTCGCGTTCTCAGTCAGGGTCAGCACAGCCCACTCCATCCGTCGATTGTCACTAGCCCCCGCCCCGTGCCCGACCACCAAAACCTCAAACCCTCCTTGAGCACCCACCAACCACGGACACGCTCCGGAAATGGTTGACCCGTGCTCAAGGTCACGCGGCGTCGGCGTGCGGCGGCGGTACGGCGCGCCAGCGGGGCGGCTCCGAGGTGCGGGACTCGCCGCGGGCGAACGCCGCCCGCAGTCGCGCGACCAGGTCGGAGCGCGGATCGACCGCGTCCTCCCACCCGAAATGAACCAGCTCGATGCCACGGTCGCTGAGGCGCTGGTCACGGCGATGGCTCTTGCGGAGCAGTAGCCGCCGCTCCGCGGGGGTGTTCGCTTCGTACTTCGCGAGCCCGTCCGCCTCCCCGACGGTTCGAAACCATGGCCACCAGAAGTCGACGCGCTCGGGCATCCAGCTGAATCCGTCGAAGAACTGCACCTGGAGCAGGGGGGTGGGCAGGCCTGCCGCCGCGAACACGGCCCTGGCGATCGATTCCAGGACGGACTCCGCCGAGGGGTCGCCAAACGCGATGGCGTACTGAGCTCGCCGGATCCCCGGCCAGTGCTGCTGGCGTTCGGCAACCGCATGCAGTTCTGCCAGCGTCGTGCCGGCCCGCAATGCGCCGTCGACAGTGACAAGTGACTCGCGCAGCGGCAGCTCCCGTGCCAGGTCGACCACGGTCCTGGCGACGCGAGTGACGGGCAACCATCCGTGACCTGCGAGATCAGCAGCCGTCAGGCCGGCACGCCGTACGACGATGTCCGGGCGGCGCTGAAATGGCTCACAACCGAGCCCGGGTACGCCGCATGTGCACAGGCGATCGCCGCGAGTTGCTCGTCGAGACGCCCGTCGACGTAACGGCCATGGTGGTGCCGCAGAGCACCACGCCGTACCAGCCGCCGGAGATCGGCGTCACCGAGCCCGAGCTCACGCAGGGCCGCGCGCCGCTGCGGAGTCCGCGCAACCACAGCCAGCCGCTCCCGCACGTCGTACCCAAGCCGATCCATCCGCCCACCATCCCTCCCCTCCCACCACCCCCGCATCCCGTTACCCCCGACCTGTGGAAAACGTCTTTGGGCACGGGCCAACCAGATCGCGCCGCGGATTTTGGTTGGTGGGGGCCCAAAGTGGAGGCGGAGTGGGGATGGTGTGTGATCGGGGGATGGGTATTGAGATGGGTGTGGCGGGGGTTGGGGAGTTGTTGGGTGTGGTGGGGGTGTTGCGGGAGTGGCAGCGGGAGGGGGTGGCGTTGCAGTTGCATCCGGGGGATCTTGGGTGGTTCTGGCGGTTCGGCGAGGAGCGGACGGCGGCGGCTACGCGGATCTGGCGGCGGGGTGGTGAGATCGTCGCGATCGGGATGCTCGACGAGCCGGACTGGCTGCGGATGTCGATCGCGCCGGACCTCCAGCGTGACGAGGAGTTGGCGCAGCGGATCGCCGAGGACGTGTCGGCGCCCGCAAGGGGTGTGCTGATCGAGGGCAAGGTGTACGTCGAGACGCCGATGGGCGCGCTCGTCCAGGACCTGCTGTTCAAGGACGGCTGGAACGCGGACGCGCCGTGGGTCCCGGTGTGGCGCGACCTGACCGATCCGGTGCCGGATCCGGGTGCACGCATCGACGTGATCGGCGCGGAGGAGGCTCACGAGCGGACCGGCGTACAGCGGGCGTCGTTCGACGGGTCGACGTTCACCGACGACCGCTGGTTCGCGATGGCCGACGGCGTGGCGTACGCCGACGCGCGCTGCCTGGTGCTCCGCAACAAGATCGGCGAATCCGTTGCCGCCGCCACCGTCTGGTCGGCCGGCGAGGGACGCCCGGGCTACATCGAACCGATGGGCGTCCACCGCCTGCATCGCGGCCGCGGGTACGGCACCGCGATGGTCCTCGGCTGCGCCCGCACGCTCCGGGAGATGGGTTCGTCCAGCGTCTACACGGTTACCCCGGCAACGAACGTCGGCGCGGTCGAGACGTACCGGGCCGCGGGGCTCGAGCCGCAGGACGAGATCCGCTCCCAGTACCGGGACGCCTAAGCGGTCGCTGTGTCGTCCGCGGCCCGGAGTACGCGCAGGATGTTGCCTCCGGCAAGTTTGCCGAGCTCCTCGTCACTCCAGCCGCGGTCGGCCAGCGCGCTGAACAGCACCGGGTACGACGACACGTCCGGCAGCTCGACCGGGAATTCCGGGCAGCCGTCGTAGTCGCCGCCCAGACCGATGTGGTCGACGCCCGCGACCTCCCGGACGTGCTCGACGTGCTTGACGACATCCGCGAGCGTGATCTCGGGGCGCGGTACGTCGTACATCGCTTCGACCTTCTCGCGATGCTCGCTGCCCTCGAGGCCGTGCTCCTTCGCCAGCGCGTGCATCCCGTCGAGCCAGTCGACGTACGCCTGCGAGACGAAGTACGGCACGAAGGTCACCATGCAGACGCCGTTGTTGCCGGTCAGCGTCTCGAGCACGTCGTCCGGCGCGTTCCGCGGTACGTCGCAGACCGCGCGCGCAGACGAGTGGCTGAAGATCACCGGCGCGCTCGTCACCCGGAGCGCGTGCCGCATCGTGTCCGCGGAGACGTGCGAGAGGTCGACCAGCATGCCGATCCGGTTCATCTCCCGGACGACGTCCTCGCCGAACTCGTTCAGCCCGCCGAGCACCGGCTCGTCGGTCGCCGAGTCCGCCCAGGACACGTTGTTGTTGTGGGTCAGCGTCATGTACCGCACGCCGAGCGCCCGCATCACCCTCAGGACGCCGAGCGACTCACCGATCGAGTGGCCGCCCTCCATGCCCATCAGCGACGCGACCCGGCCCGCCTTGATCGCCGCGTCCACATCGTCGGCCGCCGAAGCCAGTTGGAGATCCGACGGGAACCGCTCGACGAGCCGCCGGACGAAGTCGAGTTGCTCGAAAGTACGGCGTACGGCGTGCTCGTCCTGCGGCACCCACAGGGACCAGAACTGCGCGCCCACGTGACCCGCGCGCAGCCGCGGCAGGTCCGTGTGGAGCTCCGGCACCGGGCCGGCCAGGTCGTGCGCGTCCAGGTCGTACCCGCACAGCTCGTAGAACGCGATCGGCAGGTCGTTGTGCCCGTCGATCACCGGATGCTCCCGCAGCAACGCCTCGATCCGACTCATTGGGTCATCTTCGCAAGTTCGGGACCGTGGTCAGAAGGCAACCCCGGATCGGGGACAATGGGTGGGTGATTATCGACGAGTTGACCTTCGACGCGGCCGGTCTGATCCCGGCAGTGGTGCAGCAGTACGACACGCGCGAGGTCCTGATGGTGGGCTGGATGAACGCCGAGGCGGTACGCCGTACCGCGGAGAGCGGCCGGAGCACGTTCTGGTCGCGTAGCCGGCAGCAGTACTGGGTGAAGGGCGAAACCAGCGGCCACCGTCAGCACGTCAAGCAGATGCTCGTCGACTGCGACGCCGACACCCTGCTCGTCCTCGTCGACCAGGAAGGCCCGGCATGTCACACCGGGACGCACAGCTGCTTCGAGCACGGCGAGATCGAGGTGAAGGCAGCGTGACGGCGCCGGCGCTCGAGACGTTCCGCGAGTACGCGAAGGACCGCCGGGTCATCCCGGTCACGCGGCGCCTGCTGGCCGACGCGGAGACGCCGATCGGTGTCTACGGCAAGCTCGCGGCCGAACGGGAAGGCACGTTCCTGCTGGAGTCGGCGGAGAACGGCGGCGTCTGGTCCAGGTACTCGTTCATCGGCGTCCGCTCGTCCGCGACGCTGACCGAACGCAACGGCGAGGCTGTCTGGACCGGCAACCCGCCAGTAGGCCTTCCGCAGACCGGCGACCCGTTGAAGGCACTCCGCGAGACGCTGGAGATCCTGCACACACCGCGGCTGCCGGAC
This Kribbella sp. NBC_00482 DNA region includes the following protein-coding sequences:
- a CDS encoding ABC transporter ATP-binding protein; translation: MSAAEPSRLDHGDNAGGLQTLKDGLKVSPELARGWWLTGLLALTMTGGRIVVPIAVQQTIDKGLSGAGGPNTSYVAWMCLICALAVVLTAGASYLTTVRLAVNSEHGLATMRIKAFRHVHDLPVLTQSTERRGALVSRVTSDVDTVSQFLQFGGFIFLVSLGQMALATVVMFFYSWQLALVVLLCFVPLFASLKYLQRAMSKAYGVVRAKVGEMLSAIAEPVVGAQVVRSYAIEQRTQDRIDASIEDYRRTATRAQALTGVTFSIGGLAAGLANAGVLTVGVLLGIDKQATLGELLAFMFLVALFSDPVQIATQVLTDAQSAFAGWRRVLGVIATPADVADPGEDGVKQARGPVTVEFDDVDFAYPEGELVLRDVDVRIEPHRRVAVVGETGSGKTTFAKLLTRLMDPTSGAVRLDGVDAREISFESLRERVVMVPQDGYLFDASLAENVRFGRPEVTDAELVTAFESLGLTEWLESLPDGLQSPVGQRGESLSAGERQLVALVRANIADPDLLVLDEATSAVDPGTEVRVNAALERLMSGRTSVTIAHRLSTAEAADEVLVFDEGEIVERGPHAELVGAGGVYTRLHDSWIAQRSAL
- a CDS encoding Fe-S cluster assembly protein HesB, with translation MEWAVLTLTENATLVIKSITGVEGAPDGAGVRISQENPADPALAVTTTEAPQPGDQVVEEAGARVFLEQNAANALDDKILDAAVDDKGGVEFLLVPQPGPSNGAAPTP
- a CDS encoding GNAT family N-acetyltransferase, which translates into the protein MGIEMGVAGVGELLGVVGVLREWQREGVALQLHPGDLGWFWRFGEERTAAATRIWRRGGEIVAIGMLDEPDWLRMSIAPDLQRDEELAQRIAEDVSAPARGVLIEGKVYVETPMGALVQDLLFKDGWNADAPWVPVWRDLTDPVPDPGARIDVIGAEEAHERTGVQRASFDGSTFTDDRWFAMADGVAYADARCLVLRNKIGESVAAATVWSAGEGRPGYIEPMGVHRLHRGRGYGTAMVLGCARTLREMGSSSVYTVTPATNVGAVETYRAAGLEPQDEIRSQYRDA
- a CDS encoding dipeptidase, whose translation is MSRIEALLREHPVIDGHNDLPIAFYELCGYDLDAHDLAGPVPELHTDLPRLRAGHVGAQFWSLWVPQDEHAVRRTFEQLDFVRRLVERFPSDLQLASAADDVDAAIKAGRVASLMGMEGGHSIGESLGVLRVMRALGVRYMTLTHNNNVSWADSATDEPVLGGLNEFGEDVVREMNRIGMLVDLSHVSADTMRHALRVTSAPVIFSHSSARAVCDVPRNAPDDVLETLTGNNGVCMVTFVPYFVSQAYVDWLDGMHALAKEHGLEGSEHREKVEAMYDVPRPEITLADVVKHVEHVREVAGVDHIGLGGDYDGCPEFPVELPDVSSYPVLFSALADRGWSDEELGKLAGGNILRVLRAADDTATA
- the hisI gene encoding phosphoribosyl-AMP cyclohydrolase; this translates as MIIDELTFDAAGLIPAVVQQYDTREVLMVGWMNAEAVRRTAESGRSTFWSRSRQQYWVKGETSGHRQHVKQMLVDCDADTLLVLVDQEGPACHTGTHSCFEHGEIEVKAA